GGTTAATCTCGTTAAGGCTGAACTTTGGCTGCTCACCTCGGTGTaggcggggggaggagggtaGTGGAGTTTTGGCGCTCGCATGAagagcccctcctcctcctcgtcgcCGTCGTAGTCGTCCAGCAGCGGCGTGCGGGTGCTGTCGACCCGCAGGTCGCGGTGGATGTTGCTGTAGCTGGGGGGCGCCGAGGGGAACGAGGCCCAGCTGGCCGAGGGCGAGCTCAGAGACTCCGCCTGGCTGCTCATGCTGCTGGTCCGACTGCCGAAACCGCTGAACGGGATCGTACCGATCACCAGCGGCAGCTCCAGGATCAGCTTCTCACTGCCGGGGATGTGGATGTAgatctgggggggggggggggggggattataagtttgttgttttttaggTAAAAGTCTCAGTTTTATATTTaagttcagttttcagtttcaaGGTTAAAGTTTAAGATGAGAGCCGGTCTCCATCGACTCCAGGTCCAACATCTAACTTCAGCTCCATGCGCCTAAACCCATGACATCATCGGTCTGCGACTCACCATGAGGGCGTAGTCCAccctgatgatgtcacagcccACCAGCGACGGCTTCAGTTTGGGAACCCGGATGGTTTTTCCCTGCCACATGTCACACATACCGGAGATGATGTGGTTTCCTCGAACCGCCGACAGTTTCTGCCTCAACACCTGAACAGACGAGACGAAACAACTCGTCATTTCTACTGAACACATTCGCTCCACTCTTACTTCTATTCTAGTTTTCATTGCTGTATTCTATTAATGTTTTGCTGCTGTTAGTTTcactacagggatcaataaagtttcatcctGTTTTATCTCTGCCTACAGAGTCTATTAACCTGATCAAATATATTGATATCACATGTGATTCATTCCCAGCTGTAGGTGCGGAGCAGCAGACCTTGGTGCGTCCGCCGGCCTGGTACGAGTGTTTGGCGATGATGGCGGCCTTCGGCACCACGATGCGCGAACACGAGTTCTCGAACTTGGCGTTGACGCTGATCTCCTCGCCTTCGCAGAATCCCTTCCTGTCGATCTGAGCGCTGATGGACACCTGGCCGTCCGGGATGAACATGCAGGTGACCTTCTTCTGCTTAGAGCCGGCCGCCggagcctggggggggggggggggggctgatcAATGATGTGGACTGGAACTGCTAATAATTTAACTGGTACCTGATGACTTGTGTGACTTGATGTATTTCCAGTCGTACCAGCAGGTCGGGGCTGTTGACGTCCAGCGGCTCCTCCACCTCAAACTCCCTCTCACACtgcaaggcatgctgggaaggCATCTCCATCACCGCCCGCACGTAGTACCGGACAGACCCGAACTTCCCCTTATAGGACGACACCAGCCGCCTGAGAATcacaatcagaatcaggtttattgccaagtaaagttcacaatacaaggaatttgccttggtatgttggtgcatacaataaacatggagaaaaataagaaagtagaagtaaaaaacacaacaagtactgcaagtcaaagtcaagaacataaatataaaaaacaaaaagagatatttacaatacagaatatgaaaaaatataataaaaaatgtgcaatatatctgctatTAAATCTGCTGGGGACAGAAACACGACATTATGGATTTCAGCTGATCAATGCCAGTGATCAGAGTTCTGATCTGGTTCTGAAGGCTGTTCATCGCTGCAGTTTCTGCTGATATTCAGtctctttacatttgaccattttcatattcagtgtttcctccagaagtTTATTCTTGTCGGGCGGAAAAAtcactgaaacatttagagcatcatgggaaactgAACCTCTACATAATTATAATAACATTCAAGCGCACTTGTACATCTGATCAAAACGTCTCAttattagaatcaattcaggttcaggccttcccatagacaaccagtgtagtattgatcagttctgtAATCAGTCTAGCTGCCTGTCAGATCCATCAGTTTGTGGCGTGTGGCGTGTGGCGTGTGGCGTGTGGCGTGTGGCGTCTTACCCAGGGGGCGGGAGCTCGAAgccaaacaggaagtggtatgtttTCCCCGGCTGGAGGAGGAAGCAGCCGTCGGAGTCTGAGGAGAGACGGACAGTCAGGTGAGCTGTGATGTCAGCTGTGATGTcagctgtgatgtcatgttACACCTTATACATCACAGGATGATGCAACACCTTAACAGGCTGACATGAATATTAATGAAGAAAACTCacagggtcttttaaggaaattGGTCTCAGACTGAAGCATCAAACTGTCTTTAGTTTTTCTATTCATGCAGCAGAAgatgcacccccccacccccccaccccaccaccacgcacacacacacactcactcactcactcactctcactctcacactcactcactctcactctcacactcactcactctcactctcacactcactcactcactcactcactctcacacacacacactcacacacactctgcagtgACTCTTCTCCTCACCTCTGGGCAGCTCGTCCAGCTGCAGGTCTTCTTCGTACTTCAGGTAGTCCACCTCCCCCTGGCAGCGGGTCTTGCCCTTGGCGTACTGCACGCGTGCGCAGCCGGCTGCGCTGAGCCGCAGGCGGGTCAGCCTGCAGCGCTGCGCCGCGCGCAGCTGCACCCGCCCGCACAGCTTGTCCCCGCTGCAGTAGAACGGCTTGCTGGGGTCGCTGAACTCCAGCTGGAAGATCTGCAGCTGCTTCTCCGTCACGACCATGATGCAGGAGGGACCGGAGGAACCGGCAGAGAAACAAAAACCAAGTGGATCCTCCGCCTCACTACAGCAGCATCAgtgttgtgtgttggtgtcTGACTGTAAACATTGGAGCCGCTCGGTGCTTTTATACCGGCGGGGCGGGGGGTCCCCGTTACCGTGCACGCACTCGGAGAATGAACACAACGAATGTCGCGAGGCGGAGCTCTCTGATTGGTCGGATTCAGCTGTTTTTGTCGCTTGTAGCCAATCAGCTTGCAGCGGCAGCGCGTGGACAGCTCGTGCTCAGCGGCGGAGGGCGGGGGCGGGGCCGGGAGCCGCCTGGCCATAAATGAGACGCACCCAGTCATCTGGTAATAATAGACGGAGTTACTGGTTTACTGTACAGCGGCTTCACTGGTGCCGCTGGAGTCTGAGCTgcaaacagaaaacagcagaagaagaaggaacaGACTGCAGTCACTGGCTTCATTCACAGAcctgaaagtaaaaaaaataaaaatctaaatgaatatttataataatatttaaaaatgaaacaaaacaaataatatgaatattatttgaaaataaaacaatatgaatAATATCTACAGAATAATTTTCTTATGCTATTAACATTCTGAAAATGCTCATATGTCGAAGTCAGAGTCCGTCTCAGTCTCAGCAGCTGGTTGAGGATCAGATGAGAGTCAGACTGGATTAACAGACAGCTGCAGGATAAAGTATCTGGATGGGCTTCATCAGAGTCCTGCTGAACAAAACATATAAACTGTCTGGGTTGATTTATATACGACAGACAttccctcaagaacccctggaaccctctgaaGGACCCCAGGAACCTCTTCAAGCACACATGGAACTCTATCAAGAACCCCTAGAATCCCTTCAgtgacccctggaaccccccgaAGGACACCTGGCGGTCCCCGGACCTCAGTCTGAGCACCCTGGTCTGGTCCTGTTGGTCCCACGCTGCCACCTGCTGACCAGACGTGTTGATGTCAAACTTTCAGCTGCTGTTTTCTGTTCAGTCGCCTGGAAGGAAGAGATGTATAActaaaatatcagaaaattaAGATGTGGAACTGCCCCAGAGCTCCAGATCTCCTCCTCAAACATTAAATAGTTTTATTGGTATTTCACCGTATCAAAACATCTGATCCCCTTCACCTCAGTCCAGAGTCTCCTGACAGCAGACTGGAAGGTCAGAAGGTCAGAAATATGACAAAGTGCTGAGTGAGAGTTTGATGTGTGTTCGGGTCGAAGGTTCagatgaatagatagatagatgagaCGGAGGAACCGCCTGGAAACAGAAGCCAGGAGCTGAGTCAGCAGAAAGAGACGCAGGATCTCTGATGATCTGATGGAAACATCTTGACCTTCTGACCTCTGTGCAGCGAGTCTTTCTGAAGAACTCTTTCTGCTGCCTCAGCTCCCTGATTTCCTTCTTTGAGGTGTTTTTACTTTTATAGCAAACCAGTGTGTGTCATCTCATCTAAATTCTGTTGTAAAGCttgatgctgtctgtctgtgcggcCCGATCCCAACGTCCGCACTCAGACTCACGGACTTTGACGCGCGTTCCCGACAGTCCGCGAGGGTTCAGGACGTCCCGCTGTGAAATCGGTGCGAGGGCTCACTGGCGGACTTTATGAGCCCTTTATGCAGACTTTCATCAAGTCCGCATTTCTGGAGACTTTGCTTGagggaattacccacagttcatagtgtttgtgacgttaatattcatgtatgtggaaAATTTCTGCCAATACACccgatacaaaagaaaaaaaacataattaaggaaaaataaccacaaaaaaaacagttaacaaGAACTTAGAGAAACAGGCATGAACGGATCAAACTACATGCAAGAtacagttaaaagagaaaacattgcaacattatAACAGGATAAACAgctaatttgagaaaaaagaaagttaagTTTTCCTAAACGTTTAAGAAGGATGTTAGATGCTGCTAATATAAGCAGCATGTAATAAAGCCtttatgtgcttatttgtgctcattaagctttattaaaagtaccTTTTGTTTTCAACGTGCCtcctactgtttcttttttgttatcttttttttttttggacatattttacatattgtaatgatGTAGTGCAGGTTAACCTCTAGTAGaatgaagagtattttctaTATCCATTAGCACAGTATAAACTTTGCAATGTTACAAAACATATACCTAGgcctatttaacattattcatcaacatttttttcattttagtttaataatgctgtttagacaaaagcgcaaacaaagagtaaattacaaatgGATTAATTGACGGGAGATAGTAACGTCTGACGTTGTCAAGGCAACAggtgatgccacaaagtgccGTCCTGTTCCTCCCCTCACTCCGGCTCTCCAGCTGCTCACAGGGGGCTCAGTCTGTAGGGGGCGCTGGGATTGGGCCTTTGTCTAAATGTCTGCATGTTGCTCTGCACCAACCTCACCAAGTCAAACtcctagtatgtgaaaatgtatctgGAGAAAGtgaatctgattctgattctgtctAATGCTGAAGAAATATCACAATTAAGAGTTAGGTGAACATGAAGAAGATTATGAATGAATAAACACAGCGAGGCTGAGAAGACAAATGAATCACAACAGAAACAGTTTCTCCTTTCTCTGTATTTAACAAACTGACACCAACAGACTGCAGCCGCAAACAAGCACAGCAAGCAGAAGCTTTATTCTGTAatcatgtgaaaaaaatattacaaagagacagagacggacagaggaGATCCTCACTGAGTTCAGGATCTGATCAGAAACATGTTTTGTAGTGAGACTGTGGGTTCACAGTCTCACTACAAAACACTAACATCCACATTCAGAAAATAATATTACacgaagttcatcattcagtatttaaaaaatgtcGATGCTTCCATCCAAGTGTCATCTGTCAGGTGAAAATCTCCAGTGTTTTTTCCACTTGACATCAGTCACTTTTCAGACTGTGGAGTTATTTATTAACTCTTTTCTCTTTGATGAGTTGTAACTGTTGTCTCTGATATTTACAGATAAATTAATATTCTAATGTGTTGTGGCAGAGTCCTGTTcccctaatgctgctgtctgaatCCTCAACACTTTTGACATGAAGGAAGTCAGACTCAGACAGAACAGGTTGGATTTGGTTTTCAGATGTTTTGACAGAAAACTGGAACAGTGTCAACAGTCATGTGACACGAGATGTGATGCTGAGTCACAGATTTGTGAAGATCTGActgaatatttataatttaaAACATATTCAAGTGCAGAATTACACATGGAGAAATATGCCATTAGACATGATAACACATGACAATAATTCTGGATATTTGTGAGTCTCTCTGGTTCAAACAGCAGCTCACAGATGTTTTCACCGCTGCTGAAGAGTTTCAGATAAATCATCAATAAAACATCAAGAACTTCAACACAACCAGTCTGCTGCTGGACCAGTCTGGATTCTCTGGTTTActgtcagctgcagtagaaaccagtagaaaccagtagaaaccagtagaaaccagtggACTGTGCTGTACTGTCAGCTGTCTGTATTATAGAATCTGTCTTCCATTATAGAATATGTAttatagaatgtgtgtgtattatagaATATGTAttatagaatgtgtgtgtattatagaATATGTAttatagaatgtgtgtgtattatagaATATGTAttatagaatgtgtgtgtattataaaatatgtattatagaatgtgtgtgtattgtatatagcagcagcaggtgagtcTAGCCGTTCTGTAAATACTGTGTGAGTCCTGATAGTCCTGCtggaagctgattggctgttgctTTACTGCATCAGGCCTGTAGCTCCGCCCACAGCCAGGCGGAGTCTCGCGGTTCGCCTCCTTCCATCTTCCATCCACTTTACATTCCTTCATACCAAAACTACAGAGTGTGTGTTCGGtcgttcagcagcagcagaagttcagattgtacattttgtaaaatataaaacatgttCATTTTGCAAAACAGTAGATAAAATGTGTGACCTGTCCCTCTAACTCTGGTATAAACAGCAGTCGTCCCACTGGAAAACACTGAGTGACGTCTCTGTACATTGTTTcaagttttaatttatttccttCAATCCACCTATTTACATTATTAATTTCAATACACCTATATACATTATTCATTATCACTATTTACATTCCCTAATCATGTAGAGCCTACTTCTATTCACCATgatgccccctccccccccctcttgaTTCAAAGACATAAATAAAGTGAAGCAAAGTCTTAATGTTTCCTGCAGGCTGCCAGGAgcctggtgacctttgacctttatcCTCCATCCTGCTGATGAGCCTCCATGTGTgatcctctgttctcctcaggcTTCATCTGCTCATCTTCTCATCCAACCTGCAGGAGACCAGAGAACACAGGAGGCAGTGAGTCATGTGATCTGCCTGTTTCTGCCCACAGAGCccctggccccgcccacagagcATCTGGACCCGCCCACAGAGCCCCTGGCCCCACCCACAGAGCATCTGGACCCGCCCACAGAGCCCCTGACCCCGCCCACAGAGCATCTGGACCCGCCCACAGAGCCCCTGGACACGCCCACAGAGCATCTGGACACGCCCACAGAACATCTGGACCCGCCCATAGAGcatc
The Centroberyx gerrardi isolate f3 chromosome 12, fCenGer3.hap1.cur.20231027, whole genome shotgun sequence genome window above contains:
- the LOC139919448 gene encoding thioredoxin-interacting protein-like, which codes for MVVTEKQLQIFQLEFSDPSKPFYCSGDKLCGRVQLRAAQRCRLTRLRLSAAGCARVQYAKGKTRCQGEVDYLKYEEDLQLDELPRDSDGCFLLQPGKTYHFLFGFELPPPGRLVSSYKGKFGSVRYYVRAVMEMPSQHALQCEREFEVEEPLDVNSPDLLAPAAGSKQKKVTCMFIPDGQVSISAQIDRKGFCEGEEISVNAKFENSCSRIVVPKAAIIAKHSYQAGGRTKVLRQKLSAVRGNHIISGMCDMWQGKTIRVPKLKPSLVGCDIIRVDYALMIYIHIPGSEKLILELPLVIGTIPFSGFGSRTSSMSSQAESLSSPSASWASFPSAPPSYSNIHRDLRVDSTRTPLLDDYDGDEEEEGLFMRAPKLHYPPPPAYTEVDAEAVPAQVVQVF